The stretch of DNA GGCTGGTGGGATAGATCAGCCTGGTATTGATACGGGTGTCCAGGGTAAACCAGTTGGGCCGGGTCCGCGTGGCCATCACGACCTCCTCGAGTGAGGTGTTCCCGGCCCTTTCGCCGATGCCGTTGATGGTCACTTCGGCCTGACGGGCGCCGGCATCGATGGCGGCCAGGGTGTTGGCGGTTGCCAGGCCCAGGTCGTTGTGGCAGTGAACGCTGAGGGTGGCCCGGTCTATGTTGGGCGTGTGTTGTTTCACATATTTCACCAATTCGGCGAACTCGTGTGGGATGGCGTACCCAACGGTGTCCGGCAGGTTTACGACGGTGGCCCCGGCGTCTATGGCCGCTTCGAACACGCGGCATACGAAGTCGCGGTCGCTGCGGGACCCGTCCTCGGCTGAAAATTCAACTTCATCGGTCAGTGTTTTGGCGAAGGACACGGCGTTGACGGCTTCTTGCAACACTTCGTCACGGCTCATCTTGAGCTTGTACTCCATATGGATGTCCGAGGTGGCGATGAAGGTGTGGATTTTGGGTCGGACCGCATGTTTGATGGCGTTCCAGGCCCGTTCGATGTCGCTGACCGAGGTCCGCGACAAGGCGGCGATTTCCGTTTTTTTCAGTTTCCCGGCGATTCTCGAGACAGCCTCGAAATCGCCTTCCGAAGCGGCGGGGAAGCCGGCTTCGATGGTGTCGACACCCAGCTTCTCAAGCTGGGTGGCCAGGCGCAATTTCTCGGCGGTGTTCATGCTGGCTCCCGGCGACTGCTCGCCGTCTCTCAATGTCGTGTCAAAGATTCTTATATATTGGGTCATTGTGTTGGCTCCTGTAGGTGTTGAGATCTCATGGAAAAGGTTCATAGCCGTGCGTTTCAAATGTATTGAACGGCGAGCATCCACCGCAGGGCTGAAGGACAGCAACCTGCGGCGTAGTTCCCTCCATAGGCGCGACGATTGTCAATGCATGTGAACGTCATGGCTTTTTCTCCTGTTCGATCGCGTGTGACAGCTTGTACTGGAAGCTGTCCGCCAGGGCCTGCCAGCTTGCTTCGATGATATCTTCGGAAACACCGATCGTGCTCCAGAGGTCTTCCCGGTCGCGGGATTCGATGAGAACCCTCACTTTGGCGGCCGTACCGACGCGGCCGTCGATGACTCGCACCTTGAAGTCCACCAGACGCATGGTATCCAGGTCTGGATAGAATCGGTCCAATGCTTTTCTGAGCGCGTTGTCGAGGGCGCTCACCGGTCCAAAGCCTTCGGCGGCGGTGATTTCGTTGCGGCCGTCAACAGAGATTTTAATGGTGGCGTGGGCCGTGCAGGGTTGATCCTTGTCTTTTTCAATGGTCACCCGGAACGATTCCAAATCGAACAGAGGTTTGAACTGACGCGTCAGCTTCTGGGTCAGAATTTTAAAAGATCCGTCGGCTACGTCGAATTGATAGCCCTCCTGTTCCAGGTCCTTGACCTTGCTCACAATTTGACGGCTGTCGAATCCGTTGCCCCCCAATTTCATGCCGAGTTCCATAGCCTTGTACTCGATGTTGCTTTTGCCGGACATGTCCGAGACCAGCACCCGGCGGCTGTTGCCGACGATTTCCGGATCCATGTGCTCGTACGCATCGGGATTTTTCATGATGGCGTTGACATGAATGCCGCCTTTATGGGCAAAGGCGCTCTTTCCTACGAAAGGGCGTGAATTCAACGGGACAATGTTGGCTGTTTCGCTTACGGCCCGGGAAACGGTAATCAGTTTCTTGAGGTTTTCAGGCGGCAAACAGGGGAGGTCCATTTTGGAACAGATAACCGGGATGACGGCTGTCAGGTCGGCGTTGCCGCAGCGCTCCCCATATCCATTGATGGTCCCATGAACCATGGAGGCGCCGCAGCGTACGGCCGCCACGGTGTTGGCCAGTGCCATGCCGCAGTCGTTGTGGGTGTGGATGCCGAACCTGATACGTGGTTTTTTCCGAGCCCCCTTGTACATTTCGTCGAGCCGCAGTTTCACGTCCGCGAAAATGGCATCAATTTCAAAGGGGAGGGTGCCGCCGTTGGTATCACACAGGACCACGAATGCTGCACCGCCTTCGAGGGCCGCCGCTAGGGTCTCGACGGCGTATGCCGCGTTCGCCTTGTACCCGTCGAAAAAGTGCTCGGCATCATAAATGACCTCTCTGCCGGCGCTTTTGAGATAGGCGATCGAATCCTGAATCATACACAGATTTTCGGCCGGGGTGTTGTTCATGATCTGCTCGATGTGCAGGTCCCAGGTTTTGCCGAAAATAGTCACCGCAGCTGTTTCGCTGTCCAGCAGAGCTTTGAGATTGGCATCCTCCTCGGGCTTCAGGCCCTGTTTGCGGGTGGCGCCGAACGCGGCCAGACGGGCATGTTGGAATTTCTCTTTTTTTGCCAGCTCAAAAAATTGGGCGTCCCTGGGATTGGAACCGGGCCAGCCGCCTTCGATGTAGTGGACGCCGAGATCGTCGAGCCGGCGGGCGATTTTGAGCTTTTCCTCGGCCGAAAAATTGATGTTCTCTCCCTGGGTGCCGTCCCTGAGCGTCGTGTCATATACCAGGATTGGGTCCATGATGCCTTTCCTTTGCTAACGGTTCTCCCTTATTTGCGGTTTTCCGGGCGCAAGGCCCTTACTGCCGCGCCTGTTTTCCACATTTCCGAATTTTTAATGGTCTCCAGTTCCATCTGGAGCTTTTCCCTGTAGTCGGGCTGGCTGTTTTTTTCCAGTGTCCGGCGGGTCTCCTGACCGGACACCACGCTTTTATAAAGCTCGTCGAACACGGGTAAAACGGCGTCGCGGAATCTGGGGGACCAGTCCAGCGCGCCACGCTGGGCGGTGGTGCTGCAGTTGGCCATCATCCAGTCCATGCCATTCTCCGCCACCAGGCGGATGAGACTCTGGGTCAATTCCTCCACGGTTTCGTTGAAGGCTTCACTGGGGCTGTGGCCGTTTTTTCGCAGCGTGGCGTACTGGGCTTCCATCACGCCGGCCAGGCATCCGATGAGCACGCCGCGTTCTCCGGTGAGATCGCTGTAGACCTCTTTCTCAAAAGAGGTGGGAAACAGATAGCCCGATCCAATGGCGATACCTGCGGCCAGGGCCCTCTCCCTTGCCCGCCCCGTATAGTCCTGGTGAACGGCAAAGCTGGAGTTGATGCCGCTGCCGTCCAGGAAGTTCATGCGCACGCTTCTTCCGGACCCCTTCGGCGCCACGAGGATGACATCGATATTTTCAGGCGGGATGATGTTGGTCTGGTCCGTGTAAACGATGCCGAACCCGTGTGAGAAATAGAGGGCGTCGCCGGCATTCAGGCCGGCCTTGACGGCCGGCCAGGTCTCCACCTGACCGGCGTCGGACAACAGAAACTGAACAAGCGTGCCTCTTCCGGCGGCTTCCTCGATGGGAAACAGCGTCTTGCCCGGTACGAACCCGTCCTCCACGGCGCGTTCCCAGGAACGCCCGCCTTCCCGCTGGCCAACGATCACCTGCAGGCCGTTGTCGCGCATGTTGAGGGCCTGCCCCGGGCCTTGAACGCCATAGCCCAGAATGGCTATGGTTTCGTCCTGCAGCACTTCGCGTGCTTTTTCCAGGGTAAACTCCTGTGAGGTGATGACCTCCTCCTTTGTTCCTCCAAAATCGATAAGTGCCATGAAATACTCCTTTAAAAGTTTGGTTGCATTCAGCTCAACGTAAAAAGGCAATTGCTTCCACGGGATATGCCCGATGGTGCGTAAGGGCGTTGATTTTTTAGTTCGGTTCCCGGAACAGTGCCACTGACCCCGTGCGCGCGATCTTCTTGATGCCCATGGGTTTCAAGAGGTTGATCAGGGCACTGAGCTTGTCGCTGCTGCCGGACACTTCGATAATGTAGTGTTCCAGGCCGATGTCCACTACCTTGCAGCGGAAGATGTCTACAATCCTCAGTATTTCCGCCCGATTTTCCGGTTTGGTCCGGACGCATATCAGGGCCATCTCCCGGTGAACCGCTTCCTTGCCGGAGAGATCGCGCAGCTTGATCACGTTGATCAGCTTTCTCAGCTGTTTTTCTATCTGCTCGATGGCCGGCAGATTGGCTTTGGTCACCAGGGTTATACGCGACACCAGGGGATCGATGGTGGGCGCCACGCAAAGGCTTTCGATGTTGTATCCCCTTCCGCTGAAAAGGCCCACGACCCTCGAAAGGACCCCGGGCTGGTTGTCGACGAGCATGGTCAGTATGTGCTTTTCCTCATTCATTATTCGAACCTCATGCCCTTCCGGCTTGATGAATTTTCTTAGCAGCAATGAGGCGTCATTGCTGCCATGCATTGTTTGAAAATAGCGGCGAAGCCGCGTTCGGTAATGGGCCAAGGGCGGATCGTCCGAACGATCCGCCCTTGGTCCATTATACGAGCAGCATTTCGGAAATGGGCGCGCCGGCCGGGACCATGGGGTAGACGCACTCCTCGGATTCCACCCTGAAGTCCATGATGACCGGGCCTTCGGCTGCAAGACCTCGGGCGAGGACCGCTTCCACCTCTGCCGGTTTTTCGGCTCTCAGACCGATGGCGCCGTAAGCTTCGGCCAGCTTCACGAAATCGGGCGCGCAGTCCATACAGGTGGCGGCATACCGCCGGCCGTAAAAAAGCTCCTGCCATTGCCGCACCATTCCGAGATAACCGTTGTTTAAAACGACGACTTTGACGGGCAGCTTGTACTGGACGGCGGTGGCCATTTCCTGAATGTTCATCTGGATGCTTCCGTCTCCGGCAATGTCGACCACGGTTCTTTCCGGATGCGCTATCTGCGCGCCGATGGCCGCAGGGAGCCCGAACCCCATACAGCCCAGGCCGCCTGACGTAATAAAATTGTTGGGGCGGTCGAAGTGATAGTACTGGGCCGCCCACATCTGATTTTGGCCGACTTCCGTTGTGATGATGGCTCGGCCTTCGGTCAGTTCGAAGAGTGTCTCAACCACGAACTGCGGTTTGATGACATCCTTTTGATCATAGTCCAGGGGATTGCTCTTTTTCCAATCGGCGATCTGGTTTATCCAGTCCGCTTTTTTTTCCGCCTGGGCACGCGTGTCCAGGTCGGACAAAAGTTCGTTCAGCCGGGACAGCGATTTTTTGCAGTCGCCGACGACGGGGATGTTGACGGCGATGTTTTTGCGGATGGACGTGGGGTCGATGTCTATGTGGACAATTTTTGCCTGGGCGGCAAAATCGTCTGTTTTACCGGTGACGCGATCGTCGAAACGTACGCCGACGCCGATTAGGAGATCGCAGAAGCTGACGGACATGTTGGCCCGGTAAGTGCCGTGCATGCCAAGCATGCCCAGCCACAAGGGATCGGTGCCCGGAAAACTGCCCAGCCCCATCAGGGAGCCCGTGACCGGTATGCCGGTGTTGCGGGCCAACGCGGTCAATTCTTCCGAAGCACCGGACAAGATGACGCCTCCGCCGGTGAAGATAACCGGTTTTTCGGCTTTCCGCACCAGGTCGGCCACCTTTTTCAACTGCTTCATGTTGGGGTGATAGGTCGGGTTGTAGGACCTCATGCGCACCCCGGGAACGGATTTATAGGTGGTTTTGGCGCTAACGACGTTTTTGGGGATATCCACCAGGACCGGACCGGGTCTGCCGGTTCTTGCCAGGTAAAAGGCTTCCCGCATGACCCTGGCGAGATCGGCGACATCGTTAACCAGGTAGTTGTGCTTGGTGCACGGTCTGGTGATGCCCACGATGTCCACCTCTTGGAAGGCATCGTTCCCAATCAGTTGGGTGGGTACCTGCCCGGTGATGACGACCAGGGGGATGGAATCGGCATAGGCCGAGGCAATGCCCGTAACCGTGTTGGTGGCACCTGGCCCCGAGGTTACCAGGCAGACGCCGACATTGCCGCTTGCCCTGGCGTAGCCGTCGGCTGCATGCACCGCCCCCTGCTCGTGCCTGACGAGGATGTGCTGAATGTCCGTTTTAACGAGTTCATCGTACATCTCGATGACCGCCCCCCCGGGAAAACCGAAAATAACCTCCACAGCTTCCTCCACCAGGGTCCGCATCAGAATTTGGCCGCCTGTTAATTCCATGATTTCTTCCTTATCCTTATTGAGCATCAAAAAAAAATCCGTTGCCGGCTTTTCAGGGCTGGCAACGGATTTTTTCGTTTTCTCGGTTATTATGTTAAGCCATTAACCACCCTGATCCTCGGCGCGGCCGATAAGGCCGGCGACGAGGCTGATAATGTTGATAAGGATGATGTTAATAAGGCTGTTTTGCATAATTTTTTTTTGATTCCTGTATGTCCGGGCACTATTGACAGGTAATGCCCTGCATGTCAAGTATTTTTTATGCCCCATACGGGGAGGTGGGGAAAACCACCCACCTTCAGGC from Deltaproteobacteria bacterium encodes:
- the ilvB gene encoding biosynthetic-type acetolactate synthase large subunit — encoded protein: MELTGGQILMRTLVEEAVEVIFGFPGGAVIEMYDELVKTDIQHILVRHEQGAVHAADGYARASGNVGVCLVTSGPGATNTVTGIASAYADSIPLVVITGQVPTQLIGNDAFQEVDIVGITRPCTKHNYLVNDVADLARVMREAFYLARTGRPGPVLVDIPKNVVSAKTTYKSVPGVRMRSYNPTYHPNMKQLKKVADLVRKAEKPVIFTGGGVILSGASEELTALARNTGIPVTGSLMGLGSFPGTDPLWLGMLGMHGTYRANMSVSFCDLLIGVGVRFDDRVTGKTDDFAAQAKIVHIDIDPTSIRKNIAVNIPVVGDCKKSLSRLNELLSDLDTRAQAEKKADWINQIADWKKSNPLDYDQKDVIKPQFVVETLFELTEGRAIITTEVGQNQMWAAQYYHFDRPNNFITSGGLGCMGFGLPAAIGAQIAHPERTVVDIAGDGSIQMNIQEMATAVQYKLPVKVVVLNNGYLGMVRQWQELFYGRRYAATCMDCAPDFVKLAEAYGAIGLRAEKPAEVEAVLARGLAAEGPVIMDFRVESEECVYPMVPAGAPISEMLLV
- the ilvN gene encoding acetolactate synthase small subunit, whose product is MNEEKHILTMLVDNQPGVLSRVVGLFSGRGYNIESLCVAPTIDPLVSRITLVTKANLPAIEQIEKQLRKLINVIKLRDLSGKEAVHREMALICVRTKPENRAEILRIVDIFRCKVVDIGLEHYIIEVSGSSDKLSALINLLKPMGIKKIARTGSVALFREPN
- the cimA gene encoding citramalate synthase; protein product: MDPILVYDTTLRDGTQGENINFSAEEKLKIARRLDDLGVHYIEGGWPGSNPRDAQFFELAKKEKFQHARLAAFGATRKQGLKPEEDANLKALLDSETAAVTIFGKTWDLHIEQIMNNTPAENLCMIQDSIAYLKSAGREVIYDAEHFFDGYKANAAYAVETLAAALEGGAAFVVLCDTNGGTLPFEIDAIFADVKLRLDEMYKGARKKPRIRFGIHTHNDCGMALANTVAAVRCGASMVHGTINGYGERCGNADLTAVIPVICSKMDLPCLPPENLKKLITVSRAVSETANIVPLNSRPFVGKSAFAHKGGIHVNAIMKNPDAYEHMDPEIVGNSRRVLVSDMSGKSNIEYKAMELGMKLGGNGFDSRQIVSKVKDLEQEGYQFDVADGSFKILTQKLTRQFKPLFDLESFRVTIEKDKDQPCTAHATIKISVDGRNEITAAEGFGPVSALDNALRKALDRFYPDLDTMRLVDFKVRVIDGRVGTAAKVRVLIESRDREDLWSTIGVSEDIIEASWQALADSFQYKLSHAIEQEKKP
- the ilvC gene encoding ketol-acid reductoisomerase → MALIDFGGTKEEVITSQEFTLEKAREVLQDETIAILGYGVQGPGQALNMRDNGLQVIVGQREGGRSWERAVEDGFVPGKTLFPIEEAAGRGTLVQFLLSDAGQVETWPAVKAGLNAGDALYFSHGFGIVYTDQTNIIPPENIDVILVAPKGSGRSVRMNFLDGSGINSSFAVHQDYTGRARERALAAGIAIGSGYLFPTSFEKEVYSDLTGERGVLIGCLAGVMEAQYATLRKNGHSPSEAFNETVEELTQSLIRLVAENGMDWMMANCSTTAQRGALDWSPRFRDAVLPVFDELYKSVVSGQETRRTLEKNSQPDYREKLQMELETIKNSEMWKTGAAVRALRPENRK
- a CDS encoding 2-isopropylmalate synthase, giving the protein MTQYIRIFDTTLRDGEQSPGASMNTAEKLRLATQLEKLGVDTIEAGFPAASEGDFEAVSRIAGKLKKTEIAALSRTSVSDIERAWNAIKHAVRPKIHTFIATSDIHMEYKLKMSRDEVLQEAVNAVSFAKTLTDEVEFSAEDGSRSDRDFVCRVFEAAIDAGATVVNLPDTVGYAIPHEFAELVKYVKQHTPNIDRATLSVHCHNDLGLATANTLAAIDAGARQAEVTINGIGERAGNTSLEEVVMATRTRPNWFTLDTRINTRLIYPTSRLVSMITGIMVQPNKAVVGANAFSHEAGIHQDGMLKNPMTYEIMVPEAIGLSSNSLVLGKHSGRHALYAHLKEIGYDLSDEELNKVFRRFKDLADKKKHVMDEDLEALVTEEILRTREIFTLEYMNVTSGTTVMPMASVQLSINGRSVRGAGYGNGPVDSAFNTIAKLTGTSSELLRFSISALTGGTDAQGEVTVRLRENGLVALGRGSDPDIITASAKAYINGLNRLEYLKENPVTAAQSL